CTAATAATCGCGTAGGAATAGAAATGATTATGCTAAGAGCCTTAGCATTTAAAGCTTCTAATCTAGATCATAGATATTACAAAAAACCACAAAATAACATAGATATAAATATCACAGAGCCAAATCTTAGTACTAAAACATCAGAACAACATGAAAAAAAAAATAATATTACTCATTATATTAGTAATGATCCCACACATGAAAGTCATGATATATTCAACATAATTAAAAAAAACACAACATTACATCTACACTCTAATTCTCATGTATCTAAACACTCACACGATACTGCTATACCACAAATCTCTAAATCTATATCTAAAAATAATCCAAAAAACATTACTATTTACATATTAAAAGCACGAGAAACATTATTAAAAGCTGAAAGACATAAAACATCAAATAAAACATATAATGCTTCTAATACAATAGAAACATTAAATAAAACAACACATAAAATACTAGAAAGATTTTCTAATATTCCCACAAAAACATTAAAAAATCTTCCTTATAATCCTAGTGTAAATAATACTATTTTATATACACCATTTAAAACCAATCTTATAGATAAGAACGCTCCAAAAATCCTAAACAATAATAATAATAAAAAAAATAATGTAATACTGAACAATATACTCAAAGAAGTAATCAATAAAAATACATGGGTCTCACAAATATATAGATTACAATTACCAGAAGATGCAAAAAAATTAGCTATGAACTCTTGGAAAGAACACATCTCTGAAAAAAAAATTTGTTTACATATTCGCTCTCACTATAAAAATTTAAATTTTCAAAAATTAATAGATATAATACAACACGCACTTAGCAAAGATATTGGCCAACCTATTTTACTAATAATCAAAAAAGATGATGATAACTCTATCCAGACTCCACTGGAATATATTAAAACTGTGTATATAAAAAAAATATCAAAAATAAAAAAAGAACTTTCCTATGATTATAACATAAAAATTATTAAAGATTTTTTTTCAGCAAAAATAGATATAAAAAGCACAAAAATTCTTGAATAAAAATTCAAATAAACTGCAAATTATAAAAAGCATATCGTTTGTATTTATATGAAACTTTAATACATAAAGAATATATATCGTTATAATACTAACATCCGCTAAAAATAGTTACATTGACAATAGCATTAAACATAATTAACTCAAAATCTCAACTAACATATTAGCACTGTCATAAAATATAAACTTTATTTATATAATATAATTGATTTTTTAATTTATTAGAATTATTCAAAATATATAAAAATTCATTACTAATAAATATTAAATAATAATTTTGTAACTATCCAAATTAACATATACAACTAATAATATAAATTATTATTATTTTAATAATACTATAAATATATATTTACCACCCTAAAAATTAATATTCATTTTCAACATAAACATGTTATCATCTAGTGTGTATGTTAATTTTAAATATTTATTGGTTTAATTTTTATAATATCCCACTAAAAGGTAATATCTTGTGACACGTATAGTATTATTGGGACCACCTGGTTCAGGAAAAGGTACTCAAGCTCATCTTATTTCACAAAGACATAATATACCGAACATTTCTACAGGAATAATATTAAGACAAGCATTACATCAAAGCTCGTATAATCAAAATGATAATATTCCAAAAAATATTATAAATGTGGTAAAAACTGGACAATTAGTCCAAGACGATATAATCGTACAACTAATAAACACACGTATTAATAAAAATGATTGCCATAACGGATTTTTATTAGATGGATTTCCTAGAACAATACCACAAGCTCTATATATGAAAAAATACAAAATACATATAAATTATGTAATAGAATTTGTAGTATCACAGTCAGTTGTTGTTACTAGAATCACCGGAAGACGCGTACACCTCGCTTCAGGAAGAACTTACCATACTAAATTTAATCCCCCTAAAAATCATGGTCTAGATGATATAACAGGCGATCGTCTTACCATCAGACAAGACGATCGCGCTAATACTATTAAACAAAGATTAAAAATCTATTACAAACATACTAAACCATTAACTCTTTTTTATCAAAAAGAAGCTAAAAACAAAAAAATACAATATTTTTCTATTAATGGAAATCGAACGATCCCTGAAATTTATAAAGAACTAATAAATATAATTCCGAATTAATACAAAAATAGAATATTACTAATTTTAGTATACTGATTTTAATAGTAAAATTTATTTATTTTTAAAATTTAAATATATTTTTTAACTGTAACTTTATAAAAGAACAAACATTCTTTTCATAAAAATGCTAAAACTATAAAATTTACATATCCCAACACAAAAATTTATACAATTCAATACAATTGAATTGTCAACAAAAATTAATATTCTTCAAAAAAAATTAAACTATCTACGTACTACGTTTAATGGAAATTTCAAAAATATAATACTATTATTTTTTTCATCTATTTTAATCATAGATCCATATTTATTCCACTTACCTAATGCTATTATTTTTAATGTATCCGTTTTAGATTTACAAATCTTATAAATAACTGGCTTATGCGTATGGCCATGAATCATAACATCTGCGCGATTTGCAATTAACATATCTATTGCCAATTTTAAACTAATACTAACACTGTTCTTCGGTTTATTTTTAATTTTTCTACACTTTATACACCAAAAACGTACAAAATTAAAAATTTTTAAACGCACAGTTAACGGTAACAATAAAAACAATTTTTGTATCAAAATATTCCGATAAAATTTTCGAAACAATTGATATAATCTATCATTAACACATAATATATCACCATGCAAAATAATTATCTTTATTCCTGATGCTAATTTCAAAACTTTTTCTGCAGGCAATAATATCATACCACAAGATTCTGCATATTTTCTTCCCAATAAAAAATCATGATTCCCATGAATAAAATAACAAGGAATTTTTTTATTTAACTCCTTTAAAGCATTAGCAACATCAATATGTAATAAATTATTATCATCATCTCCTAACCAAATTTCAAATAAATCTCCTAAAATATACAAGGCTTGAGCACGAATTGCCTGATGCTTCAAAAAATATAAAAAACCATTGGTAACATCTGGAGATCGCATACATAAATGCACATCTGAAATAAAAAAAAGAGACATATAATCTATATTAATAGTTGTTGCTCATATATCAACTCAATTAAATGAAAAAATTAAAACATTAACCTTAAATAAATACTCGTGCGTACTAATAAATTCTAATTTACTCAAGATCTAACTATTTAGTAGTTTACATATATTAAACAAAATATCTATAATATTATTATATTAAACATAAGAAATTATATAAAAACTTTTATATATTTTATAATAATACTTTTTTATTAAAAAAAGAAAGATTTGATATTAATTGATTAAATTGTATTTTTTATTAAAATATCCAAAATTAAAAACAAAAAATATAACAATAAATATGTTATTGTTATATTTTAGTTATATAAAATAAAGAAATTAAAATGCTTAAAATCTTTAATACCTTAACAAAAAAAAAAGAAAAAATTGTCCCTATCACTCACGGAAAAATTAACATATACGTTTGTGGAGTTACAACTTATGATTTATGTCATATTGGACATGCAAGAACCTTCATAATATTTGATATTATAATACGTTACCTACGCCATTGCGGTTATCAAATAAATTATACCAGAAATATTACAGATATAGACGATAAGATAATAAAAAAATCTCAAGAAAATCATGAAACTATTACACAGTTCACCGCACGCATGATTACAGAAATGCATATTGACTTAGACGCATTAAACATATTACGTCCAAATCATGAACCAAAAGTTACTGAATATATTGATGATATCATCACATTTATTGGTCAATTAATCAAAAAAAAACACGCATATATATCTCCTAATGGAGATGTAATATTTTCATTAAAAAATATAAGTAATTATGGAATCTTATCTAATCTGCGTAATACTTCTTATAAAACCAATAATACATTTAAAAAATCAATTTTTAAAAAAAATCCTATGGATTTTGTATTATGGAAAACTTCAAAATTAAACGAACCAAGATGGGCATCCCCATGGGGATTTGGCCGTCCTGGCTGGCATATTGAATGTTCTGCAATAAATTATGCTATCTTTGGGACAAAATTAGACATTCATGGCGGAGGATCAGATTTAATATTCCCACATCATGATAATGAAATAGCTCAATCTGAAAGCATTTATCATAGCCCTTATGCTAAAACATGGATTCATACTGGCATGCTATTAATTAATAAAGAAAAAATGTCAAAATCATTAAATAATGTTTTTACCATACGTGATATTTTAAAGCGTTACAATTCAGAAACAATAAGATTTTTCTTACTATCCGCTCATTATCGAAGCCAATTAAAATATGATGAACAAAACCTTAAAAATGCTCACAAATCTTTAAAACACCTCTATATCGCTTTACAAAACACTAATCCAGCCCTCCAACCAATTGGAGGAGAAAATTTTATAGAACAATTTATTTCTGCGATAAATGATGATTTTAACACTCCAGCAGCCTATTCCGTTCTATTTAAAATTGCTAATAAATTAAATAATTTAAAAACTCAAAAACACCCGCTCACTCATGGTTTAGCCTCTACTTTAAAATATTTAGCTAATATTATTGGATTACTATACCAAAAACCAGAAATATTCTTACAACAAAATACATTCATAAAAAAAAATCGTTATGAAAAAATTCAAAAATTAATTCAATATCGTGAATATGCACGTAAAAATAACCAATGGAAACTAGCAGATAGAATAAGAAACATACTAAATAATTTAGGAATAAGATTGGAAGATAATAACACAGGCAAAACAAAATGGTATTTTGATAAAAGATAAAAAATTAAATTTATTACTAAATACCATATAAAATATATAATAATATTATTCACGAATATGATAATAATATGCTTGTAAAGTATTTTGAATGAGTGTTGCTACTGTCATCGGACCAACTCCACCTGGCACTGGTGTTATATAAGACGCTCTTTTGAGAGCACTAGGAAAATGTATATCACCTACAATGCTTCCATCATTTAATCTATTAATACCCACATCGATAACTATCGCCCCTTGTTTTATCCAAGAACCAGGTATAAAATTGGCTTTACCTACCGCTACAATTAGCAAATCAGCATTTTCTATATATATTTTTAAATTTTTAGTAAAACGATGAGTTATTGATACAGTACATCCTGCTAATAATAATTCCATGCTCATAGGTCGACCTACTATATTCGATGCACCGACTACTACTGCATGTAAAATAAACATATCTATATTGTATCGTTCTAATAACGTAATAATACCCCGTGAAGTACAAGGTCTTAACACCGGGGAACGTTGACATAAACGACCAATATTATACGGATGAAAACCATCAACATCTTTATCAGGAGATATACGTTCTAAAATATTTATTTTGTTCAATTTGCTTGGCAGAGGCAACTGCAAAAGAATACCATCCACACGAATATCTTTATTTAAAACATCAATTAACTTAAAAATTTCATACTCTGTAACTGTAATTGGTAAAATATACAGAAATGAAACAAAACCAACCTGTTCACATGCTTTTTTTTTACTAATAACATATATCTCAGAAATTGGATCATGTCCTATCAAAATCATAGCTAATCCCGGAGCTCTATTACCAGAATTAATATTCTTATGAACTTGACATGCTATTTCTTTTTTAATTTCTTCGGAAATATGCTTACCATCAATTATTTTAGCGACCATTTTAATAATTATCCAATTATTATATATTAATATAATATTATTGTAGATATTCATATTAATTATAAATTATGTTGATTTCCTTAATTCACTAAATTTACCTTATAAAAAATATATAAAAGAAAATTTAATATAATTGCAGATATATTAAAATACTTTATACTTAGTATAATATGATTAATGCGCCCTTAACTCAATCGGACAGAGTAACAGCCTTCTAAGCTGTAAGCTATAGGTTCAAGTCCTATAGGGCGCATCATAATAACACAAAACATAAATACAAATAAATAATTTTTGCAATCACATGTATTTACATCACACATTAATAATGCTATTTATTAACAAACACTTTAATAAATAATTAATAATACTATGATTATAGGAATTATGTTTGCTATAATATCTGGATTATTATGGGGTCTAATATTTGTTGGTCCTCTATTAATACCAGAATATCCGAGTATCCTACAAGCATCAGGTCGTTATATTGCGTTTGGGTTAATATCATTACCATTATCATGGTATAATAGAAAATACTTACGACAATTACTTCTACAAGATTGGTTAGAAGCAATAAAATTAGTAGTTACAGGACATTTAATATATTATACATGTTTAACATGTGCTATTCAACGAATAGGAGCTCCGATTTCAACAGCTATCATAGGAACTATACCCTTAACATTGACTATAGTAACATTCATTTTTTATCCAGATAAAAAAATATCAAAAAACACCCTATTAATTTCCTTATTTTTAATTGGAACAGGTTTATTATGTGTCAATATTTCTGAACTTCAGTATAAAAAGTGCATATTCAGTATATGGCAATACATAAGTGGCATAATCTTAGCAATTGCATCAGTATTATGTTGGACATGGTATGCATTAAGAAATACATATTGGTTAAAAACACATCCATCCTGTAAACCTATGACTTGGGCTAATGTGCAAGGAATAGTTATACTGCCATTATCTTGCTTAATTTATTTTCTAGTATGTACCTTATATCCAAATTTAACTCAAGAAGAATTTAAATTACCTTTCGGACCTAGACCAATTTTTTTTATTTTACTAATGATAATAATTGGATTTTGTTGCTCTTGGTTGGGTACGTTTTTTTGGAACGAAGCTAGTCAAAGACTTCCGGCTACATTAATTGGGCCATTAATAATATTTGAAACCATTTCCGGTTTAATTTATTCATTTATACATAGACGATCATGGCCATCACCACTAATAATAGTAGGCATATTTTTACTATTATCTGGAGTAACATATATTACAAAAATTTATAAAAATACACACTAACATATTTATATAAATTACCAAAAAAATTAAGATTTAAAAAAATAACACACATGAACAATTCAATGATTATTTCTTTTTAACTATAAAAATTTAAAAATCATGTGTTAGTAGAACACATGCATAAAGCAAATCTCTATGTAATACTACATAATGTATTCATGTAGCTGTTGTAACTATTACAAAATCTTAGATATCATTTTTCTGTGACCGTTAATTGACATAACAATACCAAATCCTGCCATTAATCCTGACAACGATGAACCTCCATAACTTATTAATGGCAATGGAACACCTACTATTGGTAATAGCCCGCTAACCATACCGATATTTACAATAACACATATGCATAATACTAACATAAATCCTCCTACAATTAATCGACCAAACATATGCGATATACTTATAGCAATAAAAAAACCACGAAATATTATTCCCAAATACAAACACAATAATACTATTATCCCCAAAAAACCTAATTCTTCACCTAAAACTGAAAAAATAAAATCAGTATGACGCTCAGGCAAAAATTCTAACCGTGATTGAGTCCCATGTAACCATCCCTTTCCAGTAAAACCCCCTGAACCTATCGCAATTTTAGATTGAATAATATGATACCCTGATCCTAAAGGATCCAATTCTGGATGTAATAACGTTTTAATTCTATCTTGTTGGTACTTATGCATACAAAATAACCAAAATATAGGAATAACAAAAATTATTAGCAACAATGTTGATACAATTAATTTCCAACTAATTCCAGATAAAAATAATACAAATAAACCAGAACTAATTATCAACATCGCTGTACCTAAATCTGGCTGTAAAAATACAAATACCGTAGGAAAAAATATAAGTAATAAAGTAACACTAATATTCATTAGTGATGGGGGGTGAGAAGCTTTACTCAAATAATTAGCTACCATAAGTAAAACAGAAATTTTTACTATTTCTGATGGTTGAAATCTGATAATACCAAAATCTAACCAACGTTGAGCCCCTTTACTAATTTGCCCCATAATGTTCACTAATATTAATAATATAATACAACAAACATATACATAAGGCGTTAAAACTTCATAAGTCCTAGGAGGAATCTGCGCTAATATTAACATAATTATCATACCACCTATAACTTGCAATATTCTTAAACGTATTATTTCAAAATTTTGTCCACAAGCACTCCACATTATAAAAATACCATATAATAACAAAATAATAATTAACAAAAACAACTTCACATCAATATGATATTTATTCCATATTGAATATCTTCCAATAATTTGTTTCATAAATACATAATAATTAATTGTTTATAACAAACCATGTTTATACTATTTCATCAAAACATAATCAAATATTTTTCTTGTAATCGTGCCTGTCGATAACCCAATTCCTCCGTTTTCTAAAATTATAACTACAGCTACTGTAGGTTTCTCGTATGGAGCAAAAGCAGTCATTAATTTATGATCTTTAAGATATATAGAAATACTATTTTGATCATATTTTTGACTGGATTTTAAACTAAATAATTGCGCAGTACCAGATTTTGCTGCAGCTTTATATGAAGCATCAGAAAAACTGCTATTCACTGTTCCATTAGGACGATTAGCAGCCCCAAACATTCCATCTTTAGCAATTTTCCATACATTAGATTTTGGATCGCCTACTTGATCATATTTTATTTGACGATATGGAATATGATCTTTATCTAAAATAATACTATTAAGCAAATGTGGTATGCGCACATTACCATCATTAATTAATGTTACTAAAGCTTTAGACATCTGAACAGGTGTTGCTGTCCAATATCCTTGCCCTATTCCTACAGAAATAGTATCACCCTGATACCAAGGTTTTTTAAAACGCTGGATTTTCCATGCTTTTGTTGGCATCACGCCTGTCAATTCTTCAAATATATCTATACCAGTAGCTCTGCCATAGCCAAATTTACTCATCCATTCGGATAAATTATCTATTCCCATTTTATATGCTATCTGATAAAAAAAAGTATCAGACGATTCTTCAATTGCTTTAGTAATATTCAACTCTCCATGTCCCCATCGTTTCCAATCTCGAAAACGTTTGTCTGATCCTGGTAATTGCCACCAACCAGGATCAAAAAATAAAAAATTTTTATTAATTATACCCAAAATTAATGCAGATACTGAAATATAAGGTTTTACTGTAGATGCTGGAGGATACATACCTTGAGTAGCGCGATTAAGTAAAGGACAATTGCTATCACGCAGTAATGTACTATATTCTGAATTAGATATACCGTTAACAAATAAATTTGGATCATAACTAGGATGTGAAATTAAAGATAGAATACCTCCATCTCTCGGATCTAACACAATTACAGAAGATCTACTGCCCGTTAATAATTTTATTATATATTGTTGTAAACTAACATCTAATGTTAAAATAATATTTTTTCCTGGTATAGGAGGTTGCTCATATAATTTTCTAATAACTTTTCCACGATTATTAATTTCTACCACTCCATAACCAGGAGTTCCACATAAAATATTTTCATAATAACGTTCAATACCCAATCTACCTATACTAAGAGCATTAGAAAAACAACGATCATTAAATATTCCTAGTTTATTGAATTGTTTTATATCCTCTTTATTAACTTTAGATACATATCCTATAACATGAGTTAAAACTGATCCATAAGGATAATAACGACGTTGATAACCTTTAATTTTTACTCCAGAAAATTTAAATTTATTCACCGCAAAACGAGCCTGTTGCTCCTCAGTTAAATTTACTTTAATAGGTAAATTATCAAATTTAGAGGCTCGCTTAAGTACATGTTCAAAACGTATAATATCATTGTCACTTAAATTTAATAAAGATTTTAACTCATGAATAGTATAATATAAATTATCAGTATTATCTGGAACAATTTCTAATTGATAAACGGTACGATTTGATGCTAATTCCATGCCATTACGGTCATAAATAATACCTCTTTTTGGTAGTATTGGAATAATTTTAATACGATTTTTATTAGAAAAAGTAGTATACAATTGAAAATTCACTATTTGAATTTGATACAAATTAATAAATAAAACACTAATAATTAATAAAATAACAACATACGCAATTACCATACGACGTATAAATAAAACTAATTCAACTGAATAATTATTAAAAATTTGAAAATTACTTACATTCATTACATTAATATTTATTAATATTATTTTCTAAAAAACACTACTTCATTAATTTATGACCAATACATAAATATTGTCTCCTATAACATAAATTTTAAACGATTTTACGCTAACTCCAAAGTTTCTCCAATTCATATTTTTTTCGAATCTCTTCTTGCATAATATGCACTATTACATCACCTAAATCCACCAAAACCCATTCACCTGTTGCTATACCTTCAGTCCCATAAGGTTTTACACCTATACCACGCGATTTACGTAAAATACCTTGTGATATTGAAATCACATGACGAGACGAAGTACCAGTGCAAATAATCATTATATCTGTAATACTACTTTTATTATGCATATCAAAAAATACAATATTTTTTCCTTGCATGATACTCATCATATCAATTAAAAAATCCTTTAAAATATCAGATTGCATAATATATTCCTAAATATACATTTATAACACACGCAAAATACTACTACATAATTTATATACTGACACAGTAAATACTGTATAAATAACATGCAAATTGTTTTAATATTTAATATTACGAATAACATACACCTACATCTAATACTTATTAAAAATAAAAAAAATTTGACAAAATTTATAACCTGTTAAAAACTTTGTCATGATAAATATCAATATCAATGCCTATACCAATATAATACTTATTACATTGTTTATATTATCATTTAGTATCAATCAAGTATTTAATAAAAAGCAATTATTCAAATACAAAAATAATTAACATAAAATAATCTATTATTTTAATTGAAATACGCACAATTCATTTCAAATACTTCGCGCACTACTTTCACGCAATACATTAATTAATAATTAAATTTATATTTAAAAATAAATTTAATTATTATATGCCGCTTTATCATTATATTATTTAATATTTATTTTCATGCAATAATATTTCATGAATTAGATCAATCAAATATTCTATAAACTAGATAAGATCCTTGTATTAAGGATACAATATTTATTTATTTTCTATACAAATTATTATTATAATATCTTTATAATTAAAATATCCAAACTAGATACACATCATATCTAATATTTAAAACAAACAAGCTACACTATACTAATGTGTCTAACATAACATACTAGATAATTCTTCAAAAATTGACTGTGATAAACAAATATAATCTTTTTTATATCGCAATTCAGTTTCTGCTAAAAATCTTACCACTTCATATAATTGAGATACATTTAATCGTCTTGCAGCTTTAAATAACAATGCATAACGATATTTTTTATGAATTTTATATTTTTGAGGCATATCAAACAAAGACCCTTTTTTCAACATAAAATTCTTTATGTCAACTATTACTAATATTTCATATATAATCTTGAAAAATAATCTATCCAAACTTCCTTCTATAAAACTTAATCTTTTTAAGATACGATCCGAACGTTTTTTATCCCCTAATAAAATTGATTCTATCCAATGATTTATGCTAAAACATGATAAATCACTTAAAAATTCCTTAACAATCATACAATCTAAATGCTTATTCGAATAAATTAAAGACAAATTTTGTAACATTTGATTTAATAACTCTAAATTACCCTCATAATAGTAACATAACATTTGACATATTGAATCTTCAACTATTAACTGTAAAGTTTTAGCTTTATTTTTTACCCACGTTATTAATCTTATATCTGTCAACGCATCACAATTAACACATCTTCCTGGTACAGGCAAATAATGTAAAAAAGAAGAAATATGACTGCTAACAATTTTATTTAATGCATTAATATATAAAATTAATATAATATCATCATGAATAACGGAAAATAACAAAGATGCATTTTTCTTAAAATCAGATATTGGATAATTACGTGAAAATATTAATGACAATGTCTTTTTCTTGTCAAACAAATCTGCAGTTTTAAACAAATTAATAATATCATTCCAACATGAGTAAATATTTAATTCAACGATAATATGTCTACTAAAACCTAAAACCTTGGATGCCTCCACAATATTTAAATAACTATCACGTAATATATAAGTATCATTACCCAACAATAAATACATTGATTTAAGTTCTTTCTTTAATTCTGTAACTAATTGTTCGGGGTATATCCAAGGTATCATAATATTATTTTTAATAAATATTAAATCTAAAATTATTCCTTTTATATATGAAAGAATTATTTATTCTAAAATACATAAAGATTTTTTATAAAAAAATAATTTATATATAATTTTTTTCGCTGCATCTTGATACATTTCAGTAATTATATTGTTGTTTTGAACACTTTTAGACAAAGCACTCCTAGGATCTCCTATTAAAGATCGACATAAATGCACTTTAATACACTCCCAATCTTTATTGGGTGGTATTAATATATTGATTTTTACATCCAACATTAATTGATATTCAGCTTCTTCCCCATTTTTAAAGACAGAAGTAGTAATATAGCGCTCTAAAACATTTACAATATGTAAGTAAAAAATATATGAATTTCTAGGAAAAAAATCATTATTTACATCATTAAAAACATTTATTTTTTTCTTATATAATTCAGTTTTAATAGCACTAACAATCGGATGGCATGGATCATAACTACTTAATAATACAGTTTCTATTCCATCAATTGAAGAATTATACAATAAATTGTTAGATGTATTTTTATATAACCTATAACTACATCCTTCTACCATAACACTTGCAATCAAAATATATATTATTAATATATAACATGTAAGATTCATTGTGTAACGATATTAATCGCTTTATTTT
This sequence is a window from Candidatus Blochmannia ocreatus. Protein-coding genes within it:
- the adk gene encoding adenylate kinase, which codes for MTRIVLLGPPGSGKGTQAHLISQRHNIPNISTGIILRQALHQSSYNQNDNIPKNIINVVKTGQLVQDDIIVQLINTRINKNDCHNGFLLDGFPRTIPQALYMKKYKIHINYVIEFVVSQSVVVTRITGRRVHLASGRTYHTKFNPPKNHGLDDITGDRLTIRQDDRANTIKQRLKIYYKHTKPLTLFYQKEAKNKKIQYFSINGNRTIPEIYKELINIIPN
- a CDS encoding UDP-2,3-diacylglucosamine diphosphatase, whose protein sequence is MSLFFISDVHLCMRSPDVTNGFLYFLKHQAIRAQALYILGDLFEIWLGDDDNNLLHIDVANALKELNKKIPCYFIHGNHDFLLGRKYAESCGMILLPAEKVLKLASGIKIIILHGDILCVNDRLYQLFRKFYRNILIQKLFLLLPLTVRLKIFNFVRFWCIKCRKIKNKPKNSVSISLKLAIDMLIANRADVMIHGHTHKPVIYKICKSKTDTLKIIALGKWNKYGSMIKIDEKNNSIIFLKFPLNVVRR
- the cysS gene encoding cysteine--tRNA ligase — protein: MLKIFNTLTKKKEKIVPITHGKINIYVCGVTTYDLCHIGHARTFIIFDIIIRYLRHCGYQINYTRNITDIDDKIIKKSQENHETITQFTARMITEMHIDLDALNILRPNHEPKVTEYIDDIITFIGQLIKKKHAYISPNGDVIFSLKNISNYGILSNLRNTSYKTNNTFKKSIFKKNPMDFVLWKTSKLNEPRWASPWGFGRPGWHIECSAINYAIFGTKLDIHGGGSDLIFPHHDNEIAQSESIYHSPYAKTWIHTGMLLINKEKMSKSLNNVFTIRDILKRYNSETIRFFLLSAHYRSQLKYDEQNLKNAHKSLKHLYIALQNTNPALQPIGGENFIEQFISAINDDFNTPAAYSVLFKIANKLNNLKTQKHPLTHGLASTLKYLANIIGLLYQKPEIFLQQNTFIKKNRYEKIQKLIQYREYARKNNQWKLADRIRNILNNLGIRLEDNNTGKTKWYFDKR
- the folD gene encoding bifunctional methylenetetrahydrofolate dehydrogenase/methenyltetrahydrofolate cyclohydrolase FolD; the protein is MVAKIIDGKHISEEIKKEIACQVHKNINSGNRAPGLAMILIGHDPISEIYVISKKKACEQVGFVSFLYILPITVTEYEIFKLIDVLNKDIRVDGILLQLPLPSKLNKINILERISPDKDVDGFHPYNIGRLCQRSPVLRPCTSRGIITLLERYNIDMFILHAVVVGASNIVGRPMSMELLLAGCTVSITHRFTKNLKIYIENADLLIVAVGKANFIPGSWIKQGAIVIDVGINRLNDGSIVGDIHFPSALKRASYITPVPGGVGPMTVATLIQNTLQAYYYHIRE
- a CDS encoding DMT family transporter, with protein sequence MIIGIMFAIISGLLWGLIFVGPLLIPEYPSILQASGRYIAFGLISLPLSWYNRKYLRQLLLQDWLEAIKLVVTGHLIYYTCLTCAIQRIGAPISTAIIGTIPLTLTIVTFIFYPDKKISKNTLLISLFLIGTGLLCVNISELQYKKCIFSIWQYISGIILAIASVLCWTWYALRNTYWLKTHPSCKPMTWANVQGIVILPLSCLIYFLVCTLYPNLTQEEFKLPFGPRPIFFILLMIIIGFCCSWLGTFFWNEASQRLPATLIGPLIIFETISGLIYSFIHRRSWPSPLIIVGIFLLLSGVTYITKIYKNTH
- the rodA gene encoding rod shape-determining protein RodA, producing the protein MKQIIGRYSIWNKYHIDVKLFLLIIILLLYGIFIMWSACGQNFEIIRLRILQVIGGMIIMLILAQIPPRTYEVLTPYVYVCCIILLILVNIMGQISKGAQRWLDFGIIRFQPSEIVKISVLLMVANYLSKASHPPSLMNISVTLLLIFFPTVFVFLQPDLGTAMLIISSGLFVLFLSGISWKLIVSTLLLIIFVIPIFWLFCMHKYQQDRIKTLLHPELDPLGSGYHIIQSKIAIGSGGFTGKGWLHGTQSRLEFLPERHTDFIFSVLGEELGFLGIIVLLCLYLGIIFRGFFIAISISHMFGRLIVGGFMLVLCICVIVNIGMVSGLLPIVGVPLPLISYGGSSLSGLMAGFGIVMSINGHRKMISKIL
- the mrdA gene encoding peptidoglycan DD-transpeptidase MrdA; amino-acid sequence: MNVSNFQIFNNYSVELVLFIRRMVIAYVVILLIISVLFINLYQIQIVNFQLYTTFSNKNRIKIIPILPKRGIIYDRNGMELASNRTVYQLEIVPDNTDNLYYTIHELKSLLNLSDNDIIRFEHVLKRASKFDNLPIKVNLTEEQQARFAVNKFKFSGVKIKGYQRRYYPYGSVLTHVIGYVSKVNKEDIKQFNKLGIFNDRCFSNALSIGRLGIERYYENILCGTPGYGVVEINNRGKVIRKLYEQPPIPGKNIILTLDVSLQQYIIKLLTGSRSSVIVLDPRDGGILSLISHPSYDPNLFVNGISNSEYSTLLRDSNCPLLNRATQGMYPPASTVKPYISVSALILGIINKNFLFFDPGWWQLPGSDKRFRDWKRWGHGELNITKAIEESSDTFFYQIAYKMGIDNLSEWMSKFGYGRATGIDIFEELTGVMPTKAWKIQRFKKPWYQGDTISVGIGQGYWTATPVQMSKALVTLINDGNVRIPHLLNSIILDKDHIPYRQIKYDQVGDPKSNVWKIAKDGMFGAANRPNGTVNSSFSDASYKAAAKSGTAQLFSLKSSQKYDQNSISIYLKDHKLMTAFAPYEKPTVAVVIILENGGIGLSTGTITRKIFDYVLMK